A genomic stretch from Myxocyprinus asiaticus isolate MX2 ecotype Aquarium Trade chromosome 24, UBuf_Myxa_2, whole genome shotgun sequence includes:
- the LOC127414466 gene encoding beta-citrylglutamate synthase B-like codes for MCSRVWFITDRRISQEYPQVQILRALKERCVEDDVEFRYLLMDEIVLTITDGQLGLRVGQETVTSYPQVAVVRVPTPWVQSDSDITVLRHLEKLGCRLINRPQAILNCVNKFWTFQELAGHGVPLPDTYSYGGHDNFRKMIDEAEPLGYPVVVKNARGHRGKAVFLARDKHHLSDLCHLIRHDAPYLFQEYVKESHGRDVRVVLVGGRLIGSMLRCSTDGRMQSNCSLGGVGMMCPLSEQGKQLAVQVCNILGMDVCGIDLLQLNDGSFVVCEANANVGFIAFDQACGMDVAGIVADYALSLLPSRLSRKMSLLSVVSSTSETSSETEVIIPTEVCIPNEICPPGATCAMPDGVSNMSTSSTSSESEVDLNETGPAPVAEDPAYNINSLLASEIKLLTE; via the exons ATGTGCTCCCGGGTGTGGTTTATCACAGACCGGCGGATCAGCCAGGAGTACCCGCAGGTCCAGATCCTGCGAGCGCTGAAGGAGCGCTGCGTCGAGGATGATGTTGAATTCCGCTATCTGCTAATGGATGAGATCGTCCTGACCATAACGGATGGGCAGCTCG GTCTACGGGTCGGGCAAGAGACTGTGACCTCATACCCGCAGGTTGCCGTGGTGCGCGTTCCGACCCCGTGGGTCCAATCGGACAGTGACATCACTGTCCTGCGTCACCTGGAGAAGTTGGGCTGCCGTCTGATCAACCGTCCACAGGCCATCCTTAACTGTGTCAATAAGTTCTGGACCTTCCAGGAGCTTGCCGGGCATGGTGTCCCTCTGCCTGACACGTACTCCTACG GGGGACATGACAACTTCCGCAAGATGATCGATGAAGCGGAGCCTCTAGGTTACCCTGTGGTGGTGAAGAATGCTCGTGGACACAGAG GTAAAGCTGTGTTCTTGGCCCGGGATAAGCACCACCTCTCAGACCTGTGTCACCTGATTCGCCATGACGCCCCATACCTGTTTCAGGAGTATGTGAAGGAGAGTCATGGGCGGGACGTGCGAGTGGTTCTGGTTGGCGGTAGATTGATTGGATCCATGCTGCGCTGCTCCACTGATGGACGCATGCAGAGCAACTGCTCACTGG GTGGGGTGGGAATGATGTGCCCTCTTAGTGAGCAGGGCAAGCAGCTGGCTGTGCAGGTGTGCAACATTTTGGGAATGGACGTGTGTGGGATCGACCTGCTGCAGCTGAATGACGGCTCCTTCGTGGTGTGCGAGGCTAACGCCAACGTGGGCTTCATTGCTTTTGACCAGGCATGTGGCATGGATGTGGCGGGCATCGTGGCCGACTACGCCCTCTCCCTGCTGCCAAGCCGCCTTAGCAGGAAGATGTCGCTGCTTTCTGTGGTTTCCAGCACCAGTGAAACAAGCAGTGAGACCGAGGTGATCATCCCCACAGAGGTGTGTATCCCCAATGAGATCTGCCCACCTGGTGCTACCTGTGCCATGCCCGACGGCGTCTCCAACATGAGCACAAGCTCCACCTCCAGCGAGAGTGAGGTGGATCTAAACGAAACGGGCCCTGCCCCTGTTGCCGAGGATCCCGCCTACAATATCAACTCCCTACTCGCGAGTGAGATCAAACTGTTGACTGAGTGA